The genomic DNA TGGTCGACCACGCCGACTCCAACGTCCCCTCCGTGCTCGCCTCGCTGACCAAGGGCGGCCTGCAGTCCGCCACCAAGTCCCTCGCCATCGAGTACGCCAAGCGTGGCATCCGTACCAACGCCGTCTCTCCGGGCATCATCAAGACCCCCATGCACGCCGAGGAGACCCACGAGGCGCTCGCCGGACTGCACCCGGTCGGCCGGATGGGCGAACTCAGCGACATCGTGGACGCGGTGATCTACCTCGAGAACGCCCCGTTCGTCACCGGCGAGATCCTCCACGTCGACGGCGGCCAGAGCGCCGGCCGCTGACCCGAAGGCGCCTCTGACGTGCCCCGTGGCCCGCTGGGCAGGGCCCGTCGCGCGGTGGTCGCCGTCGGGCGGGGCGCGTCGAGGCCGTGTTCAGACAGCCCGTACCAGGGGCGAAGCCGACGGCCTCGTGGTGCGGGCCACGAGGGGCGCGGCCACTCGGACCGCCGCCTCGCGCCGCCCGGCCATGCGCGCGACGTCGTCGCGGGCGGTCCCCGCCATCGCCGTTCCCGAGCCCGGCGCAGACTCGGGGACCTGCATCGTGACCCGCCGGGCAGGAAGCCGTTTGCCCCCGTCACACCTGACAGGAGATCCATGATGAACAGCACGACAGACAGCGAGGCGATCCTGCGCGGTGTCCTCGACCAGTGGAAAGCAGCCGTCGACGGGCACGACCCGCAGCGGGTCGCCAACCACTTCACCGAGGACGCGATCTTCCAGGGCCTGCGCCCCTACAGCGTCGGACGGCAGGGCGTCGCCGACTACTACGACTCCCAACCCCTCGGGATGACGGCCGCGTATCGGATTCTCGAAACCAGGCGGCCCGCCGACGACCTCGTGCACGGCTATCTGAGCGTCGACTTCTCGTTCACCGACAGGCCCACGGTGAGCGTCCATCTCGGTGTACTGGTGAAGCGAGTCGAGGACCGCTGGTACATCAGTCACTACCAGGTGTCCCGGCTCGATTAGTTGCGGCTGATCACTGTGCGCGCGTGGTGCCGGTGAAGGCCGCGGAATGGCTCCGTACGAAGTCGCGGAAGCTCAGCGGGGGGTGTCCGGTGATCAGCTCCACGTCGTCGGTGGCTCGGTCGTACCTGTTCGCGGCGTGCAGGCGCGCCATCGTGGAGAGGTGATCGCGAATGTGATCAGGCAGGCCCAGAGGCGTGAGCCTGGTGCGTACCCATTCCTCGTGGGGTACGTCGGCGTAGGTGATGTCTCTGCCCAATGCGTCGGTGAGTTCTTCCGCGATGGCTGCCATGTCGCGGGAGCGCTCTCCGGTCAGGCCGTAGGTGCGGCCCACGTGTGCGTCCGGCGAGGCGAGGATGGTGGCCGCCACCTCGGCGACGTCCTGGATGGCGACCGGGGAGGTACGGCCCGATCCGAAGGGAAGCCGGATGGTGTCGTCCTGCGCGACGTCGGCGGCCATGGCCATCAGGAAGATCGGGTTCTCCATGAACACCGTGGGCCTGATGTGGGTCACCGGGAGTCCGGACCAGTCGAGGGTCTGTTCGGCGAGCCAGTGCTGACGCTGTTGCCTGGATTCGCTGGTGCTGGCCAGTGTCATCTGGGAGACCGTCAGCTGGGACATGTTGACGAAGATCTCGAGACGCCCCTGGTCCAGGGCGGCCACCGCCGCGGTCACAGTCGCCTCCAGATAGTAGGAGGAGACGGTCAGCCCGAAGTACATCCGGCGACAGCCGTCGAGCGCCCGGACGACGTCGGCCGCCCGTGTCAGATCGCCCACGGCGACGTCCGCCCCCAGGTCGCGGAGCTCGGCGGCGCGCTCGTCGTCCCGGTGCACGAATGCGCGAACCGGCAGGCCGTCGCCGCGTAGGCGTTCCACCACCCTCCGGCCGACGTCGCCGGCGGCGCCTGTCACGAGGGTCAGGGCGGTTTCGGGTGAGGGGATCGAGGGTCGGTGCACCATGGGCGTGATCCTGCCGGGTCGCAGCGCCCGGCTGTGGGACGCCCTGCCGGTCAGACCGGGATGGAGCAGCGGTGCGACGAGTCACGGGAGATCATCCGCCGATGGGGGAGACGACATGAGAACCCCGCGCTCGCGCCTGCACGGAGCGGCGAGCCACCTCGTGCCGGTCGCCGCTGCGGTGCGGGGCCGCTCGTAGGGTGACCTGCGTGATCGTTCGTGACGGCGCAGGGAAGGCAGCCGGTGGCCGGCGGCCGGGCTATCCGGCGGCGGCAGTGGTGTTCGCCATCGGGATGGCCGGGACCACACTGCCCACTCCGCTGTACGGGCTCTACCAGGAACAGATCGGGTTCTCCGAGCTGCTGGTGACCGTGATCTTCGCCGTGTACGCCGTCGCGGTCATCACCGTGCTCCTGGTGGCGGGAAACTACTCCGACGAGGTCGGCCGCCGACCCGTGCTGCTGTGCGCGATGGCTCTGTCGGCCGCGAGCGCGGGATGCTTCCTCCTGCAGAATGGCCTGCCGCTGCTCTTCGCGGGGCGACTGCTGTCGGGCTGTGCGGCCGGCCTGCTGAGCGGTGCGGCAACAGCGGCCGTCATCGAGTTGGCGGGTCCAGGACAGAAGGCGCGTGCCGGTTTCGCCGCCACTGCGGCGAACATGGGTGGTCTGGGGTGCGGGCCACTGCTCTCGGGCTTCCTCGCGCAGTACACGCCTTGGCCGCTGACGCTGCCGTTCTGGGTCCACCTGGGGCTGGTGGCCGTGGCCGCGGTGATTACCTGGTTCCTGCCGGAGACCGTGGCCGAGCCGAAGAGTTGGCCGCCTCTGACGCCGCAGGGAGTCACGGTGCCTTCCGAAGTGAAGGGTGTGTTCCCGCCCGCCTCGCTGGCGGCGTTCGCCGGCTTCGCGCTTCTCGGGCTGTTCACGGCGGTCGCGCCGAGCTTCGACGCGCGGACGCTGGGTGTGCACAACCTGGCTGTCTCCGGCGCCGTGGTCTTCTCCGTGTTTCTCGCTTCGACCGTCGGGCAGTCCTTGACTCAACGGATCGGCGCCCGCCTCGCGCTCCCCGTGGGGTGCGGCATTCTCGTCGCGGGCCTGCTGCTGGTGGCGTCGTCGCTGATCGCCGAATCCATGGTGCTGCTCGTCCTGGGTGCCCTGTGCGGCGGCACCGGCCAGGGACTGGCCTTTCGCGCGGCACTCACCCTGGTCAGCAGTGCCGCCCCGGCAGAGCATCGTGGCGGCACCATTTCGGCGTTCTTCGTCGTCGCCTACACCGGGATCTCGGTGCCGGTGGTCGGGGTGGGTGCCCTGGCCACATGGCTCGGGCTGCGCCAAGCCGGACTGATCTTCACGGGCTGCGTGATGCTGCTGGCGGCAGGCGCGGGAGCGTACGCGGCATGCAGGCCCCCGGCGGGAGGAGTTGTCGGTCGCCGGTGAAGGCCGCGAGTCCTGTCGTCGGGGAGAAGCCGGAACACGTCGCGCCATTCGGTGACGTCCGCTCGTGTCACCGGTGAAGCCCTGAGAGCGTCGCTGTCGACGAAAGGGGTCCGGGACGCTGACAGGGCACGGCGCGAAGGTGGCGTCGTGCGCGCCATCACGACAGCCGGTGCTGGGCGTCGACCGGTGGGTGTGCGTCGGCACTTCGACGCCGGGTGGACGCCGCTTCCCTTGGCGAGGGCGCGGGGCCGGGGGCTGTGACCCCGGCTGTGATGCGCCGTCTGCGCGTGACCGGGGCGTGCCGTCGGTGGCTGTGGGAGCGGCGGTCGTGGGCAGGCCGGTCGTGGGGACGCGGCCTGCGGTTCTGCGCCCGGTGGTTCTGTGCGGGGTGCTGGTCGCCCGGGACGTGCTGGGCGACCGGGGTGGTTCGTCGGGCCGGATCAGTAGGCCGAGTTGACGTTGTCGATCGAGCCGTAGCGGTGCGCGGCGTAGTTGGCGGAGGCCGTGATGTTGGCGACCGGGTCGTAGATGTTCGTCGAGGTGCCGGCGACGTGGTACGCGTTGAAGGTGGGGTCGATGACCTGCATCAGGCCCTTGGAGGGGATGCCCTTCATGGCGTTGGAGTCCCAGTTGTTGATGGCCTGGGGGTTGCCGGAGGACTCACGCATCAGGTTCTTGCGGATGCCCTCGTAGGTGCCCGGGATGCCCTTGGCGTGCATGACCTTCAGCGACTCCTTGATCCAGGCGTCGACGTTGCCGCCGGACTGGGCGGGAGTGGCGGCCGAGGCGGCCGGGGCGCTGACGACGGTACCGGCCACGACGGCGGCACCGGCCGCGACCATGCCCAGCGAGATCTTCTTGGTCTTGGTCATGCGAGCGAACTTCTTGGGCATCGTGGTGATCCGCACGTGGTAATTCCTGTTCTGTCGGGGGGTGATGCCAAGAATTGTTAATCAGGAGGGAATCCCTGGTCAATGACCACCTCTTACTACTGCGATTAGTACCAGGCGCAGAGAATGATTGAAGAACTGGCTTCGTGGGACGGGTGGCGGGGCTCGGTGGTTCTACTATTCGACTTCGGAGTGACGCGGGCCATATGGCTCACCCCACACGGCAAATGCCTCAAAACGACACAAGAGTGACGCATGTCATGTGGCCTGCGTCATATCGGGAACGTTTAATTCGCTCACCGTAATTCTGAATAAGCGTTCCGTATCGGGGGTGGGGGTGGTGGGTTATTCGCGCGAACCGACGCGGAATCCCGGCCTTTGGTCGTAGGTATGGGCGGACCGGGGGCGACCGAGGAAACCGAGCGGAAGGGGACGGGGCCCGCGCTGGTGCGCAGCGGGAATTGACGATGCGGTGGCCCGCTGGGTCCGCCAGGGTGAACGCCGAATTCCAGCGTTCTCCGGAGGGCCGGGGACTGCGCGCTACGGACGAGGGGCGGCGCGACCGATCACGCAGAGGCGCCTGAACCCTACGAGTCGCGCCACGGCGAAGTCGGCCCGCGCCGCTGCCCCGCTCGTTGTTCCTCAGTGGTTCCCGTCGGCGTAGGGGGAGTGAGGACGGGCCTCGGTGGCGATGACGGCCGCCTGGATGCGGCGTTCTACACCCAGCTTGGCGAGCAGCCGCGAAATGTGGTTCTTCACGGTCTTTTCCGAGAGGAAGAGCCGCTTGCCGATTTGGCGGTTGGTCAACCCCTCGCCGATCAGGTCCAGGATCTCGCGCTCGCGCGGGGACAGCCCCGAAAGGGCGTCGTCCGCAGCACAGGCAGGGGTGTCGTCGTGCCGGAGCGTCCTCATCAAACGTGTGGTGGTGGCGGGATCGAGCATGGACTGGCCCGATGCGACGGCCCGGACCGCCGAGACGAGGTCCGATCCCTTGATCTGCTTCAGCACGTATCCCGCGGCGCCGGCCATGATCGCGTCCAGCAGTGCGTCGTCGTCGTCGAACGAGGTGAGCATCAGACAGGCCAGGCCGGGCATGCGGGATCGCAGTTCGCGGCAGACGGTGATGCCGTCGCCGTCCGGCAGACGTACGTCCAGGACTGCTACATCCGGTCGTAGCGCGGGCCCGCGGGCGAGCGCATGGTCGGCGGTGCCGGCTTCACCGACGACCTCGATGTCCGGCTCGGTGTCGAGCAGGTCGCGCAGGCCCCGGCGTACGACTTCGTGATCGTCGAGCAGGAACACCTTGATGGGTGCTGATTCCGAGAACTGGGGTGCGTCATCCATGATTGCCCCTTGCCCGCTCGTGCGTTCCGGCCCGGTCCTGCCCACATCTTCCGGGTGGTGCCAGGCCCGGACGGCTCATGGCCGTGTGCCGTGGAGCCTGCGTTCTCCCGACGGGACGGCTGGGTTCCCATTCAACATCGACCATGCCCGGTCCCGCGTGCGGCGGCCCGGAGCCCTGGTGCTGCGGGCGCAATTCCACTCTCGCTCTCCCGCCGGTTTCTCCGATTGGGCCGGTGCACCCGTTCTGGGTACCGACCGGCCCATGCGTGTCGGCAGTACTTCGGCACAGGATGGCAGTGGAAGGGCGCCACGGAGCAACGCGCACCAGGGAGCGATCGCGATGAAGGCATTCGTTTTCCACGGGCCGGGCAAGGGTTCCTGGGACGAGGTACCGGACCCGGACATCGAGAACGCGTCGGACGCCATTGTCCGAGTCGGCACGACAACGATCTGCGGCACGGATCTGCACATCCTCAAAGGTGACGTGCCCGAGGTGACACCGGGCCGGGTGCTCGGCCACGAGGCCGTCGGGGAAGTAGTGGAGGTGGGCGACGACGTGCGGACGGTCCGTCCCGGGGACCGGGTACTGGTGTCCTGCATCTCCTCGTGCGGCCGTTGCCGCTTCTGCCGCGAGCGGCGCTACGGACAGTGCCGCGGCGGCGGCGGATGGGTACTGGGACACCTGATCGACGGCACGCAGGCCGAGTACGTGCGCATCCCGCACACCGACCTGTCGGTGCACCCGCTCCCCGCCGCGGTGGACGACAAGGACGGTGTGCTGTTCTCCGACATCCTGCCCACCGCCTACGAGGTGGGGGTGCTCAACGGCGGGGTCCGCCCGGGTGACACCGTGGTCATCGTCGGCGCAGGCCCGATCGGACTGGCCGCCATCGCCACCGCACGGCTGTACTCCCCCTGGCGGATCATCGTTGTGGACCTGGCCCGGTCCCGGCTGGAGGCAGCACGGGCGTTCGGGGCGGACGCCGTGGTGAACGCGGGAGAAGATCCTCAGCAACTCGTCGAAGACCTCACCGAAGGCCTCGGGGCCGATGTGGCCATCGAAGCGGTCGGCGTACCGGACAGTTTCGAACTGTGCACGAGGGTGGTCCGCCCGGGTGGGCGTGTGGCGAACGTCGGGGTGCACGGCAAGCCGGTAGACCTCCACCTGGAGGACCTGTGGATCAAGGGTGTGACGATCACGACGGGGCTCGTGGACACGTACTCCACGCCCGTCCTCCTGCGCCTGCTGACCGCCGGCCGCCTGTCCACGGGCTCGCTGGTGACGCACCACTTCGACCTCGATCAGATGGAGGAGGCGTACGAAGTGTTTGCAGCCGCAGCCGAGACCGGCGCACTCAAGGTGGTGCTGGGCGGCGTGCAGCACGACGTCGTCGATGTACCCGCATGACAGCGTGAAGGACGTCCTCGATCACGGTCGAGGACGTCCTGCTGTCGCTTCGTCACTGGGGCTGCGGCACCACCGCGACCGCACAGTGCGCATGGTGGAGTGCCGCGTGCGCCGTACGGCCGATCTGCAGGCCTACGAGCCCGTGCCGCCGCGGTGCTCCCACGACGAGCAGGTCGGCGGCGGCGGAGCGGTGTACGAGCACCAGATGGGCCGGTCCTTCGACCGTGGAGCGGCGTACGGCGACATCGGGATGTCTGCCGAGGAACGGTCCGAGGGCCTGATCGAGTTCCGTTTCCGCGCGCATCTCGCGGGAGACACCAGGAGCGCTCGTGTCGCGCAGGAGTCCGGTGCCCTCGTACCCCGGGCGACGCCAGGAGCGCACGGCGTCGATCTCACTTTTCCGGACGGCGGCCTCCCGGAACGCGAACGCGACGGCAGCCGTTCCCCGTGCCGGGTCGGCCACACCGAGAAGGATGCGGCCGTGCGCGCCGACGGTT from Streptomyces sp. NBC_01707 includes the following:
- a CDS encoding NAD(P)H-binding protein, which translates into the protein MVHRPSIPSPETALTLVTGAAGDVGRRVVERLRGDGLPVRAFVHRDDERAAELRDLGADVAVGDLTRAADVVRALDGCRRMYFGLTVSSYYLEATVTAAVAALDQGRLEIFVNMSQLTVSQMTLASTSESRQQRQHWLAEQTLDWSGLPVTHIRPTVFMENPIFLMAMAADVAQDDTIRLPFGSGRTSPVAIQDVAEVAATILASPDAHVGRTYGLTGERSRDMAAIAEELTDALGRDITYADVPHEEWVRTRLTPLGLPDHIRDHLSTMARLHAANRYDRATDDVELITGHPPLSFRDFVRSHSAAFTGTTRAQ
- a CDS encoding MFS transporter; translated protein: MIVRDGAGKAAGGRRPGYPAAAVVFAIGMAGTTLPTPLYGLYQEQIGFSELLVTVIFAVYAVAVITVLLVAGNYSDEVGRRPVLLCAMALSAASAGCFLLQNGLPLLFAGRLLSGCAAGLLSGAATAAVIELAGPGQKARAGFAATAANMGGLGCGPLLSGFLAQYTPWPLTLPFWVHLGLVAVAAVITWFLPETVAEPKSWPPLTPQGVTVPSEVKGVFPPASLAAFAGFALLGLFTAVAPSFDARTLGVHNLAVSGAVVFSVFLASTVGQSLTQRIGARLALPVGCGILVAGLLLVASSLIAESMVLLVLGALCGGTGQGLAFRAALTLVSSAAPAEHRGGTISAFFVVAYTGISVPVVGVGALATWLGLRQAGLIFTGCVMLLAAGAGAYAACRPPAGGVVGRR
- a CDS encoding transglycosylase SLT domain-containing protein; translation: MTKTKKISLGMVAAGAAVVAGTVVSAPAASAATPAQSGGNVDAWIKESLKVMHAKGIPGTYEGIRKNLMRESSGNPQAINNWDSNAMKGIPSKGLMQVIDPTFNAYHVAGTSTNIYDPVANITASANYAAHRYGSIDNVNSAY
- a CDS encoding response regulator transcription factor — translated: MDDAPQFSESAPIKVFLLDDHEVVRRGLRDLLDTEPDIEVVGEAGTADHALARGPALRPDVAVLDVRLPDGDGITVCRELRSRMPGLACLMLTSFDDDDALLDAIMAGAAGYVLKQIKGSDLVSAVRAVASGQSMLDPATTTRLMRTLRHDDTPACAADDALSGLSPREREILDLIGEGLTNRQIGKRLFLSEKTVKNHISRLLAKLGVERRIQAAVIATEARPHSPYADGNH
- a CDS encoding zinc-dependent alcohol dehydrogenase family protein, encoding MKAFVFHGPGKGSWDEVPDPDIENASDAIVRVGTTTICGTDLHILKGDVPEVTPGRVLGHEAVGEVVEVGDDVRTVRPGDRVLVSCISSCGRCRFCRERRYGQCRGGGGWVLGHLIDGTQAEYVRIPHTDLSVHPLPAAVDDKDGVLFSDILPTAYEVGVLNGGVRPGDTVVIVGAGPIGLAAIATARLYSPWRIIVVDLARSRLEAARAFGADAVVNAGEDPQQLVEDLTEGLGADVAIEAVGVPDSFELCTRVVRPGGRVANVGVHGKPVDLHLEDLWIKGVTITTGLVDTYSTPVLLRLLTAGRLSTGSLVTHHFDLDQMEEAYEVFAAAAETGALKVVLGGVQHDVVDVPA
- a CDS encoding universal stress protein is translated as MELPVVVGVDGSDSSLRAVDWAADEAARHGLPLRLVYVSRWERYEAASLQQSLERPSEQVLADSIVTDAAARAAVRDPEVTVTAEVLAQDTVTALLDEGHRATMLVTGSRGRGQLKELLLGSVSLAVAARAHCPVVVVRGDATGTVGAHGRILLGVADPARGTAAVAFAFREAAVRKSEIDAVRSWRRPGYEGTGLLRDTSAPGVSREMRAETELDQALGPFLGRHPDVAVRRSTVEGPAHLVLVHRSAAADLLVVGAPRRHGLVGLQIGRTAHAALHHAHCAVAVVPQPQ